A section of the Pseudanabaena mucicola str. Chao 1806 genome encodes:
- the cas3 gene encoding CRISPR-associated helicase Cas3', whose protein sequence is MSKRSFDFGRVFFPKNGHKIPQEILFQPLGNHVSNVRKLVHYWNLEDFPTANPLESQKRVSLAAHLHDIGKPQKFKLTLKLDSKKQPEFSYSFRGHRFLAESPNQPWVEMLAKGHHDFSVGDICRDTYILKNLAAKLSKEHPNLEIAERYKDILTLDSFAYARELFILEMCDQIEAEIACRFFEDKEQAESRAFMDFNITEEDSEKGTYYIDPWIFKQDEFELTLAHWVMPTPESLKKALEAVNDKTQDSQLTDQLNQAVKEWWQSQSTQVKSLINHVKIRRLPKDNLEKSDPLKLYQVLGKEPFSPNKMQKDLAEALDPINNPNPAIILKAPTSSGKTEAILFPALANDYRLFLVLPTRSLLEDQKERIESYLIRVSNLTENKDREISLVVDTGAQMDRWLFTNGAISKPKVNSRRHLYKGNVILTTLDKFLYRYFSFGDKQKSFVFPHRIHHSNHGKTLICFDESHSYDEVAFTNFSSLVKSLYEAGRSLVLMTATMPEELSKQLDYLETFDYINHPELNKYHRERDFEWFSNVSRDKENLEDFQNNFTQIILNEWNAKPNRRILAVVETVKDAVEIYKNLKDILNVVSTDDRFLFLYHGRIADQLRPELYKQIKQRDDLGQPYILVTTSAIEVGCDLNSEVLISEICPPENLIQRAGRCNRKGNIKDAKVILVGDKIQDFANSLDDDSWTNYAETLVNLINFDSKQISECISRSEHIDDYRVVELFSMLHEYVYGADLTCQPIHKKGLIPTRSWTPSVTLEIVTENLNNNMEYMESKKYKTHSISIPVDRLARKNDQVYASISVYERRYNQETSEWNHEHPLTWGEAYRKDITVKISPEGEGAQFDTKEPYPYDPEIGFEHLPKIFTAKWVDGADIKLKYEDDKHKAIIWYTKSMETETYFDKNKSSTSKNKDSPTVEEL, encoded by the coding sequence ATGTCTAAAAGATCATTTGACTTTGGGCGCGTCTTTTTTCCTAAAAATGGTCATAAAATCCCCCAAGAGATTCTTTTTCAACCGTTAGGAAATCATGTTAGCAATGTGAGAAAGCTAGTTCATTATTGGAATCTAGAAGATTTTCCTACTGCTAATCCTTTAGAATCTCAAAAGCGAGTTTCTTTGGCTGCACATTTACACGATATTGGTAAACCTCAAAAATTTAAGCTTACTCTTAAGCTTGACTCAAAGAAGCAGCCTGAATTTTCCTACTCATTTAGAGGACATCGATTTTTAGCTGAATCACCCAACCAGCCTTGGGTTGAAATGTTGGCTAAAGGACATCATGATTTTTCTGTTGGAGATATTTGTAGAGATACTTACATCTTGAAGAATCTCGCTGCAAAGCTTAGTAAAGAGCATCCAAATTTGGAGATAGCTGAGAGATACAAGGATATTCTAACCCTTGATTCTTTCGCTTATGCAAGAGAACTCTTCATCCTTGAAATGTGCGATCAAATTGAAGCTGAGATTGCCTGTCGCTTTTTTGAAGATAAAGAACAGGCAGAATCACGAGCTTTTATGGATTTTAACATCACTGAAGAAGATTCAGAAAAAGGTACTTACTATATTGATCCTTGGATTTTCAAGCAAGATGAATTTGAACTTACCCTTGCTCATTGGGTAATGCCTACTCCTGAAAGCCTCAAAAAAGCACTTGAAGCAGTTAATGATAAGACCCAAGATTCACAGCTAACTGACCAACTCAACCAAGCTGTTAAGGAATGGTGGCAGTCGCAATCGACTCAAGTGAAATCTCTGATCAATCATGTCAAAATTAGACGATTGCCTAAAGATAATTTAGAAAAGTCAGATCCGCTAAAACTTTACCAAGTGTTAGGTAAAGAGCCTTTCTCTCCAAACAAAATGCAGAAAGACTTAGCGGAAGCTCTCGATCCTATTAACAATCCAAATCCTGCAATTATTCTGAAAGCTCCTACAAGTTCTGGCAAAACAGAAGCTATTCTATTCCCCGCACTGGCTAATGATTATCGTCTATTTCTAGTTTTGCCTACTCGTAGCCTATTAGAAGATCAGAAAGAAAGAATTGAATCATACTTAATTCGGGTTTCTAACTTGACCGAAAATAAGGATCGGGAAATTTCTCTAGTTGTCGATACTGGCGCACAAATGGATCGCTGGTTGTTTACTAATGGTGCAATATCAAAGCCTAAAGTGAACTCAAGAAGACATCTTTACAAAGGGAATGTGATTTTGACAACATTAGATAAATTTCTTTATCGCTACTTTTCCTTTGGTGACAAACAAAAATCTTTCGTTTTCCCTCATCGCATTCACCATAGTAATCATGGCAAAACTCTAATTTGCTTTGACGAGTCTCATAGTTATGATGAGGTCGCATTTACTAACTTCTCTAGCTTGGTAAAGTCACTCTACGAAGCAGGGCGATCGCTTGTTTTGATGACTGCAACTATGCCCGAAGAATTGTCAAAACAGCTAGATTATCTAGAAACTTTTGACTACATTAATCATCCTGAGCTAAATAAATATCATCGAGAGCGTGATTTTGAATGGTTTAGTAATGTATCGCGTGACAAAGAAAACCTTGAGGATTTTCAAAACAATTTCACTCAAATCATTCTCAATGAGTGGAATGCAAAACCTAATCGCCGCATTCTTGCAGTTGTTGAAACTGTTAAAGATGCAGTTGAAATATACAAGAACTTAAAAGATATCCTCAATGTTGTCTCAACAGATGACAGATTCTTATTTCTCTATCATGGTCGCATAGCCGATCAACTCAGACCAGAGCTATACAAACAAATCAAGCAAAGAGATGATCTTGGACAGCCTTATATTTTAGTTACTACCAGTGCGATCGAGGTTGGCTGCGATCTCAATTCTGAAGTTCTTATATCTGAGATATGCCCCCCTGAAAATTTGATTCAGAGAGCAGGACGTTGTAATCGCAAAGGCAATATAAAAGATGCAAAAGTTATCTTAGTCGGTGACAAAATTCAAGATTTTGCAAATAGTCTCGATGATGACAGCTGGACAAATTATGCAGAGACGTTAGTTAACCTAATTAACTTCGACTCTAAGCAAATCTCTGAATGTATCTCACGCTCTGAGCATATCGATGATTATCGAGTTGTTGAGCTATTCTCAATGCTTCATGAATATGTTTACGGCGCTGACTTAACCTGTCAACCAATTCATAAAAAAGGTTTGATTCCTACACGCAGTTGGACACCTTCAGTCACTTTAGAAATTGTGACTGAAAATCTAAATAACAACATGGAATATATGGAATCAAAAAAATACAAAACTCATAGTATTTCTATTCCTGTTGATCGTCTAGCTCGTAAAAATGATCAAGTCTATGCCAGTATTTCTGTATATGAGAGACGGTATAACCAAGAGACTTCTGAATGGAATCATGAACATCCTCTAACATGGGGCGAAGCCTATCGCAAAGACATTACCGTTAAAATTTCTCCTGAAGGAGAAGGCGCACAATTTGATACTAAAGAGCCTTATCCATACGATCCTGAAATTGGGTTTGAACATCTACCCAAGATTTTCACTGCTAAATGGGTTGATGGTGCAGATATTAAACTTAAATACGAAGATGACAAACATAAAGCTATTATCTGGTACACAAAGTCAATGGAAACTGAGACTTATTTTGACAAAAACAAATCTTCGACTTCAAAAAACAAAGATTCACCGACAGTAGAGGAACTATGA
- a CDS encoding Uma2 family endonuclease has translation MAKDKMLVRQPDLTYSEYLAYEQDSPTKHEFVNRQVFAMAEEDENHNLIVGNLVGCIHPHLRGTGSRLLALAMKLTIASANNATYYPDVMVVCDRTDSDPYVKQKPSLIIEVLSPSTAMLDR, from the coding sequence ATGGCAAAAGACAAAATGCTTGTTAGACAACCTGATCTCACCTACTCAGAATATCTCGCCTATGAACAAGATAGCCCCACTAAGCATGAATTTGTCAATCGACAAGTTTTTGCAATGGCTGAGGAAGATGAAAATCATAATTTGATTGTTGGCAATCTAGTTGGTTGTATCCATCCACATTTGCGCGGTACTGGCTCTCGGTTATTAGCTCTAGCGATGAAACTCACGATCGCATCTGCAAATAACGCGACTTATTATCCTGACGTGATGGTAGTTTGCGATCGCACCGATAGTGATCCCTATGTCAAACAGAAACCTTCTCTGATTATCGAAGTTCTATCACCTTCTACAGCCATGCTTGATCGCTGA
- the cas6 gene encoding CRISPR-associated endoribonuclease Cas6, with protein sequence MPHSLVVNFMPKTPIYPEYLTGRHIHALFLTLVSSVDKELGDRLHGEKANKGFSLSPIVVMGNGASVIGNGLLVMGKPKPKRRSQSPITNPQLPIPNYQSLIPPSTLCWWRISLLDEVLFGKLTGLWLNLNPDRAFHLGSADLYITSILGTPQSSQPWSNFATYQQIYDRASETERNITFHLATPTAFRQGKFDSPLPTRDNVFKSLCDRWNTYSEIPITSEIIEYIYPSRFDIKTEVVKNYDTHSFIGCVGEIGYRILGDASPEIIKQINALADFAMFAGIGRKTTMGMGMSRRVMGNG encoded by the coding sequence ATGCCTCATAGTTTAGTTGTTAACTTTATGCCCAAAACACCAATTTATCCTGAATACCTGACAGGACGGCATATTCACGCACTTTTTTTAACTTTAGTTAGCTCCGTTGACAAAGAATTAGGCGATCGCTTGCATGGTGAGAAAGCGAATAAAGGGTTTAGTTTGAGTCCGATTGTGGTGATGGGTAATGGGGCATCGGTCATTGGTAATGGGTTATTGGTAATGGGTAAGCCAAAGCCAAAAAGAAGATCCCAATCCCCAATTACCAATCCCCAATTACCAATCCCTAATTACCAATCCCTAATCCCCCCTTCAACCCTTTGCTGGTGGCGTATCTCCCTCTTAGATGAAGTTCTCTTTGGCAAACTCACAGGGCTTTGGCTCAATCTCAACCCCGATCGCGCCTTTCATCTCGGTTCCGCCGACCTCTATATCACCAGTATTCTCGGTACACCTCAATCGAGTCAACCTTGGTCAAACTTCGCCACCTATCAACAAATCTATGATCGCGCCTCCGAAACCGAAAGAAACATCACCTTTCACCTCGCCACCCCCACTGCCTTCCGTCAAGGAAAATTTGATTCACCCTTACCCACTCGCGACAATGTGTTTAAAAGCCTATGCGATCGCTGGAACACCTATAGCGAAATCCCAATCACTTCCGAAATCATCGAATATATATATCCCAGCCGTTTTGATATCAAAACGGAAGTAGTCAAGAACTATGACACCCATAGTTTTATCGGCTGTGTCGGTGAAATTGGCTATCGAATTCTCGGTGATGCGTCGCCAGAGATAATCAAACAAATTAACGCTCTAGCAGATTTTGCAATGTTCGCAGGAATTGGGAGGAAGACAACGATGGGGATGGGGATGAGTAGGAGGGTGATGGGTAATGGGTAA
- a CDS encoding four helix bundle protein translates to MGRPDFEDLEIYRLAESLANEVWDMVSLWDQFAKDTVGKQIVRSADSVCANIAEGRGRGSLKDNQRFIRIARGSLYETTSWLRLAYRRKLPIPNPHYGTNCNRLSQSICLLPSSLLANVLCRRIRRESLHH, encoded by the coding sequence ATGGGTAGACCTGATTTTGAGGATTTGGAGATTTATCGGTTGGCGGAGAGTTTGGCTAATGAGGTATGGGATATGGTGAGTTTGTGGGATCAGTTTGCTAAAGATACTGTGGGCAAACAAATTGTGCGATCGGCAGATAGTGTCTGCGCGAATATTGCCGAAGGGAGAGGACGAGGAAGTTTAAAAGATAATCAAAGATTTATCAGAATTGCAAGAGGTTCCCTCTACGAAACAACCAGTTGGCTCAGACTCGCCTATCGCCGCAAATTACCAATCCCCAATCCCCATTATGGAACCAATTGCAATCGCCTCTCTCAATCAATATGCCTACTGCCATCATCGTTGCTGGCGAATGTTTTGTGCAGGAGAATTCGTCGAGAATCATTACACCATTGA
- the cas4 gene encoding CRISPR-associated protein Cas4, whose product MEPIAIASLNQYAYCHHRCWRMFCAGEFVENHYTIEGTDLHQRVHTVGENQREETWQIRAIWLKSEQYGLIGKSDLIEEVDGNLYPVEYKRGEKGEWDNDVMQVVAQALCLEEMTGKSVAKGYVYYAQTHQRQEIEITAELRKEAIAAISEISQMMETGKMPPAIYGNRCKGCSLFKQCVPQAMEKVMKYREG is encoded by the coding sequence ATGGAACCAATTGCAATCGCCTCTCTCAATCAATATGCCTACTGCCATCATCGTTGCTGGCGAATGTTTTGTGCAGGAGAATTCGTCGAGAATCATTACACCATTGAAGGAACTGATCTCCATCAACGGGTGCATACAGTGGGCGAAAATCAACGGGAGGAGACTTGGCAAATTAGGGCAATCTGGCTGAAGTCGGAACAATATGGCTTGATTGGCAAATCGGATTTGATTGAAGAAGTTGATGGTAATCTCTATCCTGTGGAATATAAGCGCGGAGAAAAAGGAGAATGGGATAACGATGTGATGCAGGTTGTAGCACAGGCTCTCTGTTTAGAAGAGATGACAGGAAAATCAGTTGCTAAGGGCTATGTCTACTATGCTCAAACGCACCAAAGACAAGAGATTGAGATTACTGCTGAGTTACGAAAAGAGGCGATCGCCGCCATTTCAGAAATCTCGCAAATGATGGAAACTGGCAAGATGCCTCCTGCTATCTATGGCAATCGTTGCAAAGGTTGTAGCTTGTTTAAGCAATGCGTACCACAAGCAATGGAGAAAGTTATGAAATATCGAGAAGGCTGA
- the cas1d gene encoding type I-D CRISPR-associated endonuclease Cas1d translates to MGTLYITHDDSFIGKTDERLTVKADKKQLIDVPLLKVEGVVILGRATISPAAVMELLERKIPMSFMTGTGRFLGRLEPELTKNIFVRRSQWDAAGETPKAIHIVQAFVRGKLKNYRNSLMRHLRDYPDNDLHKAIADLEQAIASISLHQEIASLRGVEGHGSAVYWQAFPKLIRADGFSFTNRNRRPPVDPVNAMLSFGYSLLRHDIQGALNIVGFDPYLGYLHTERYGRPSLALDLMEEFRPLIVDAIVLSAMNRKAISSKDFISEPLSKAISLSNESRKVFLTLYEQKKQSKFKHPVMGRQCTYQEAFELQARLLAKYLMDEIDKYPPLVLK, encoded by the coding sequence ATGGGAACTCTCTACATAACTCACGATGATTCATTTATTGGCAAGACTGATGAACGCTTGACAGTTAAGGCGGATAAGAAACAGTTGATTGATGTGCCATTGCTGAAGGTGGAAGGCGTGGTGATCTTAGGTCGTGCCACGATCTCACCTGCGGCAGTGATGGAACTGTTGGAACGGAAAATTCCGATGTCCTTTATGACGGGTACAGGGCGCTTTCTGGGTCGATTGGAACCTGAACTTACAAAAAATATTTTCGTAAGGCGATCGCAATGGGATGCGGCTGGAGAAACACCGAAAGCAATTCATATTGTGCAAGCCTTTGTGCGTGGGAAATTGAAAAATTATCGCAATTCACTCATGCGACATCTACGGGACTATCCTGATAATGACTTACACAAAGCGATCGCTGATCTCGAACAGGCGATCGCGTCGATTAGCCTCCATCAAGAAATTGCCAGTCTGCGGGGTGTAGAGGGTCATGGCAGTGCAGTTTATTGGCAAGCCTTTCCCAAGTTAATTCGTGCCGATGGCTTTAGCTTCACCAATCGTAATCGCCGCCCACCTGTTGATCCTGTAAATGCGATGTTGAGCTTTGGCTATTCACTTTTGCGTCATGATATTCAAGGAGCTTTAAATATTGTGGGTTTCGATCCCTATCTTGGCTATCTGCACACTGAGCGCTACGGTCGCCCCAGTCTTGCCCTCGACCTAATGGAAGAGTTTCGCCCTTTGATTGTCGATGCCATAGTTTTGTCAGCGATGAATCGTAAAGCGATCTCGTCTAAGGACTTTATTTCCGAGCCACTGAGCAAGGCAATCTCTCTGTCGAATGAGTCCAGAAAAGTATTTTTGACGCTTTACGAGCAGAAGAAGCAATCAAAATTTAAACATCCAGTCATGGGTCGTCAATGCACTTACCAAGAAGCTTTTGAGCTTCAAGCAAGGTTGCTAGCTAAGTATTTGATGGATGAGATCGATAAGTATCCGCCGTTGGTTTTGAAGTGA
- the cas2 gene encoding CRISPR-associated endonuclease Cas2 — translation MFIVISYDIPEDKRRTKIHKILKSYGQWMQFSVFECELTDAQYAKLRSRLSKLIKPNEDSIRFYSLCACCQPKIERIGGEQPLDTTVFFA, via the coding sequence ATGTTCATAGTCATTTCTTACGATATCCCCGAAGATAAACGCCGTACCAAAATCCATAAGATTCTCAAGTCTTATGGTCAATGGATGCAGTTTAGTGTGTTTGAGTGTGAGCTTACGGATGCTCAATATGCAAAGTTGCGATCGCGTTTGAGTAAGTTGATTAAGCCGAATGAGGATAGTATTCGTTTTTATTCGCTATGTGCTTGCTGTCAACCTAAAATAGAGCGTATTGGTGGTGAACAACCTCTAGATACGACTGTCTTCTTTGCTTAG